One genomic segment of Myripristis murdjan chromosome 20, fMyrMur1.1, whole genome shotgun sequence includes these proteins:
- the rgs9bp gene encoding regulator of G-protein signaling 9-binding protein: protein MPLVNNKVGDDCTVGTDQALTDGKALVDSLIKVVACYRHLASCVGGCTDSLQLRDELRQTRDKAQKLAAANCHHLTSHLRDKSLPEEQRKEMELLWVAFSSSLELLHADMCKVFNMGDIFSLANSAVFVQTGIQGGGSEVAARALSMPDLNQAQSPVLPEGLETQERSTMEQEISQVDHMITDMEMKVNVLRWMVESRGPQYAEPLNSTDSASLALLSMDEEQPGAEHEAARHHSQMLMMLLLLAVILLAAALSVSVVIFS, encoded by the exons ATGCCACTTGTAAATAACAAAGTGGGCGATGATTGCACAGTCGGCACAGACCAGGCTTTGACTGATGGAAAGGCTCTGGTGGATTCTTTGATAAAG GTGGTGGCATGTTACCGACATTTGGCCTCATGTGTTGGAGGCTGCACAGACAGCTTACAGCTGCGGGATGAGCTGAGACAGACTCGGGACAAGGCACAGAAGCTGGCTGCAGCCAACTGTCATCATCTGACATCACATCTGCGTGACAAGAGCCTGCCTGAAGAACAGCGCAAGGAGATGGAGCTCCTGTGGGTGGCCTTCTCTTCTAGCTTGGAACTCCTCCATGCTGACATGTGCAAAGTCTTTAACATGGGCGATATCTTCTCTCTGGCCAACTCTGCTGTCTTTGTGCAGACTGGCATACAAG GAGGTGGCAGTGAGGTGGCGGCTCGGGCACTCAGTATGCCAGATCTGAACCAGGCACAGAGTCCAGTGCTCCCTGAAGGCCTGGAGACACAGGAACGCAGCACGATGGAGCAGGAGATTAGCCAGGTGGACCACATGATCACCGACATGGAGATGAAGGTGAATGTGCTGCGCTGGATGGTGGAGTCCCGCGGACCGCAGTACGCTGAGCCACTCAATAGCACCGACAGCGCCTCCCTGGCTCTGCTGTCCATGGACGAGGAGCAGCCAGGAGCAGAACATGAGGCTGCACGCCACCACAGCCAGATGCTCATGATGCTACTCCTGCTGGctgtcatcctgctggcagccgctctgtctgtcagtgttgtcATCTTCTCCTGA